A window from Chitinophaga filiformis encodes these proteins:
- a CDS encoding sensor histidine kinase yields the protein MKISHYIFLGFVSILILFSITTFVNFSLSNTVMENNDYFTRSTNLVRNSSRFQRNLLTMVNGLRGYLLTGEKSFVEAYDTAITENEQILKEMEGLITDTAQSRMLSHIRELNDQWTEEYTDPLRQAKMSAAISSQHLDTFNRVYKEKFASGHERNIQKALQEQFKAFSASEYAMRDVRKQELAASVVQTNRLSLLLTSTSIVLGLFIIIFVTLKISRRIRVMTDMANNIAGGRYDVTIKDLGKDELSSLGNALNHMADELSRNITLLKRSNEELDQFAQIVSHDLKGPLRGISNVVSWIEEDHQQELTPKMNEYMGLIKGRIHRAENLIEGLLSYAKADKEEIEKEEVPLSALVKEVVDNLPDTGNVQVEISDLPVVHAERLWLFQIFSNLISNAIKHNDKPAPSVKVSYKERPDYYEFFIEDNGNGIAKHYQKRIFIIFQTLKDRDSFESTGVGLAIVKKIIDMKKQQINVNSSPGKGSVFSFTWPKE from the coding sequence ATGAAGATATCTCATTATATATTCCTTGGATTCGTATCCATCCTGATACTGTTTTCCATCACTACTTTCGTCAACTTCAGCCTGTCGAATACGGTGATGGAAAACAACGATTACTTTACCCGGTCCACCAACCTGGTGCGTAACAGCAGCAGGTTCCAACGGAATCTGCTGACCATGGTGAATGGGCTGAGAGGATATCTGCTGACGGGCGAGAAGTCGTTCGTGGAAGCCTACGATACCGCTATTACTGAGAACGAGCAGATCCTAAAAGAAATGGAAGGACTGATCACAGACACGGCACAAAGCAGGATGCTCAGCCACATCAGGGAACTGAATGACCAGTGGACGGAAGAATATACCGACCCGCTGAGACAGGCCAAAATGTCTGCCGCCATCAGCTCTCAACACCTGGATACATTTAACAGAGTGTACAAGGAGAAGTTTGCCTCCGGTCATGAAAGAAATATCCAGAAAGCCCTGCAGGAACAGTTTAAAGCATTCTCTGCCTCCGAATATGCGATGCGCGACGTCCGGAAACAGGAACTGGCCGCCTCTGTAGTACAAACGAACAGGTTATCCTTGCTGCTGACGTCCACATCCATCGTACTGGGATTATTCATTATCATCTTCGTTACCTTAAAGATATCCCGGCGTATCAGGGTGATGACAGATATGGCCAACAATATTGCCGGTGGTCGCTACGATGTGACAATTAAGGACCTGGGCAAGGATGAGCTGAGTTCCCTGGGCAATGCGCTCAATCATATGGCCGACGAACTATCCAGGAACATCACACTGTTAAAACGCTCCAATGAAGAACTGGACCAGTTTGCCCAGATCGTGTCCCACGATCTGAAAGGCCCTCTCAGAGGCATCAGTAATGTGGTGTCCTGGATTGAAGAGGACCATCAGCAGGAACTGACGCCTAAGATGAATGAGTATATGGGCCTCATCAAGGGACGGATTCACAGGGCTGAAAACCTCATCGAAGGGCTGCTTTCCTATGCCAAAGCAGACAAAGAGGAAATTGAAAAAGAGGAGGTGCCGCTGAGCGCGCTGGTGAAGGAAGTGGTGGACAACCTGCCTGATACCGGCAATGTACAGGTGGAGATCAGCGATCTGCCCGTTGTTCATGCTGAAAGATTATGGCTCTTCCAGATCTTCTCAAACCTGATCAGCAATGCCATTAAACACAATGACAAGCCCGCTCCCAGCGTTAAAGTATCGTATAAAGAACGGCCCGATTATTACGAGTTCTTTATTGAAGACAATGGAAATGGTATCGCAAAGCATTACCAGAAAAGGATTTTTATTATTTTTCAGACTTTAAAAGACAGGGATAGCTTCGAAAGTACCGGCGTAGGACTGGCAATAGTCAAGAAAATCATCGACATGAAGAAGCAACAGATCAATGTAAATTCATCACCAGGTAAAGGTTCTGTCTTTTCTTTCACCTGGCCAAAAGAGTAA
- a CDS encoding xanthine dehydrogenase family protein molybdopterin-binding subunit, whose amino-acid sequence MGIDKKSEPINRVDGRAKVTGKAKYFAEFEVPGLTFAVMVTSPITRGTIATINTKAAERAPGVLAVFTHLNMPAIPGWAEQGNNSKLPSGGERYRMLGSNKILFNGQPVALVIADTLERAQYAASLVTATYNKAEHHTDLLKNTDKAAMPPRLGDYTRGSDTNAHNTAPVVLKADYTVPIEVHNPMELAGILAFWEGDDKLTVYAKTQGVKSTQRTLAGAFKIDEKNIQVHSEFVGGGFGMGLRTWPQEVVVAAAARALKKPVKLVLTRDQMFTLVGYRPYTIQHISMGATQDGQLTGIYHEATAETASYDDFTEGTVAMTRFMYACPNVTTKYRIVPLDRGVPIWMRGPGEATGAFALESAIDEMAYKVNMDPLQFRLKNFAETDPERNKPFSSNNLKEAYQLGSEKIGWAKRNPAPASMKDGEWLVGYGMSTGVFGAHRGESTCRAQLNADGTLLLQSATSDIGPGTSTAMVQIAHEVTGLPIEKIRFELGNAAFPPSGSQGGSATVSSVGSAVFDVCTALKGILTEAGLTFDNGTVKPAAGKSDGLQEVLSKQNKTFLEVTKSSKGGAEQEKYSMYSFSIHFTEVRVHPGTGVVRVKRVVTVADAGRIVSPKTAASQMIGGVTGGIGMALTEEGIIDHRFGRFVNNNLADYHVPVSADVPHIETIFIDKPDPVTNPMGSKGMGEIALIGFSAAVANAVYHATGKRIRELPITPDKILSA is encoded by the coding sequence ATGGGAATCGATAAAAAAAGTGAGCCGATCAACCGGGTAGATGGCAGGGCGAAAGTAACCGGTAAGGCAAAATACTTTGCAGAATTTGAAGTGCCGGGATTAACATTCGCTGTGATGGTGACCAGCCCCATTACCCGCGGCACCATTGCCACTATTAATACAAAAGCGGCCGAACGTGCGCCTGGTGTACTGGCAGTATTCACGCACCTGAACATGCCTGCCATCCCGGGTTGGGCAGAGCAGGGGAATAACAGTAAACTGCCTTCAGGCGGAGAACGGTACCGCATGTTGGGCAGCAATAAAATACTCTTCAACGGCCAGCCTGTTGCGCTTGTCATTGCCGACACCCTGGAACGCGCACAGTATGCCGCTTCCCTGGTAACAGCTACTTACAACAAAGCCGAACATCATACCGATCTGCTGAAGAACACAGATAAGGCGGCAATGCCTCCCCGCCTGGGCGACTATACCCGCGGAAGTGACACTAACGCGCACAATACTGCACCAGTAGTGTTGAAGGCCGATTATACCGTTCCGATAGAGGTGCACAATCCCATGGAGCTGGCGGGCATCCTCGCGTTCTGGGAAGGCGATGACAAGCTTACCGTATATGCCAAAACACAGGGTGTTAAATCCACGCAGCGCACACTGGCAGGTGCATTTAAGATCGACGAAAAGAATATACAGGTGCACTCTGAGTTTGTCGGCGGAGGTTTTGGTATGGGCCTGCGCACCTGGCCGCAGGAAGTAGTGGTGGCTGCTGCTGCGCGTGCATTGAAAAAGCCGGTGAAACTGGTGCTGACCCGCGATCAGATGTTCACATTGGTAGGGTATCGCCCTTACACCATCCAGCATATCAGTATGGGTGCTACGCAGGATGGTCAGCTGACGGGCATCTATCACGAAGCCACTGCTGAAACAGCCAGCTACGACGACTTTACTGAGGGTACTGTCGCCATGACACGTTTCATGTATGCCTGTCCTAACGTCACCACCAAATACCGCATTGTACCGCTTGACAGGGGCGTACCTATCTGGATGCGTGGTCCCGGAGAAGCCACTGGCGCTTTTGCACTGGAATCGGCTATTGACGAAATGGCGTATAAAGTGAATATGGATCCTTTGCAGTTCAGGCTGAAGAACTTTGCGGAAACTGATCCGGAAAGGAATAAGCCTTTTTCCAGCAACAACCTGAAAGAAGCATACCAGCTTGGCAGCGAGAAGATCGGCTGGGCGAAGCGTAATCCGGCGCCGGCCTCCATGAAAGATGGTGAATGGCTGGTAGGTTATGGCATGAGCACCGGCGTATTCGGCGCACATCGAGGTGAGTCTACCTGTCGCGCGCAATTGAATGCTGATGGTACCTTGTTATTACAGAGCGCTACCAGCGACATCGGCCCTGGTACCAGTACCGCCATGGTGCAGATCGCGCATGAAGTAACTGGCTTGCCAATAGAGAAGATCCGTTTTGAACTGGGCAATGCTGCCTTTCCGCCTTCCGGTAGTCAGGGCGGTTCTGCTACCGTATCTTCCGTAGGCTCCGCCGTATTTGATGTTTGTACTGCCCTGAAAGGCATACTGACAGAGGCCGGGCTAACATTCGACAATGGCACTGTGAAACCGGCTGCCGGCAAATCAGACGGTTTGCAGGAAGTGCTTTCCAAACAGAATAAGACTTTCCTTGAGGTAACGAAGTCGTCCAAGGGGGGGGCAGAGCAGGAGAAATATTCGATGTATTCTTTCTCGATTCATTTTACCGAAGTACGGGTGCATCCCGGTACCGGTGTAGTGCGGGTGAAGCGGGTGGTGACGGTTGCGGATGCCGGCAGGATTGTCAGTCCTAAAACAGCGGCCAGTCAAATGATTGGTGGGGTCACTGGCGGTATTGGTATGGCGCTGACTGAAGAAGGCATTATCGATCATCGTTTTGGTCGTTTTGTCAACAACAACCTGGCGGATTATCATGTTCCTGTGAGTGCTGACGTGCCGCATATTGAGACGATCTTTATCGACAAGCCTGATCCTGTTACTAATCCGATGGGGTCTAAAGGTATGGGAGAGATTGCCTTGATCGGCTTCTCTGCTGCGGTTGCGAATGCGGTCTATCATGCAACAGGTAAGCGGATCAGGGAGCTTCCTATCACACCGGATAAGATATTGTCTGCCTGA
- a CDS encoding FAD binding domain-containing protein: MNQFSYVRVTSKESAIAAIAKDKTAMFLAGGTNLVDLMKSRVTSPERLVDINQVPLATIEETKTGLRIGALAKNTAVAENALVIKHFPLLSQALNAGASPQLRNMATVGGNMMQRTRCHYFYDSALPCNKRNPGSGCGAIGGFNRMHAIFGASDKCIAVHPSDMCVALSALDAVITVAGPKGERKIPFGDFHRLPGDTPEQDNNLQRGELIIAVDIPFNQLSAHTHYLKVRDRASYAFALVSVAVALQIKGGNIADLRLAMGGVAHKPWRLKEAESWLKGKPATEENFRKAAGMAMTGAKSQGGNEFKLALAPNTIVEALKTAAAQA, encoded by the coding sequence ATGAACCAGTTCAGTTATGTGAGGGTCACCTCCAAAGAATCTGCCATTGCAGCCATCGCAAAAGATAAAACAGCCATGTTCCTCGCTGGCGGTACCAACCTGGTAGACCTGATGAAGAGCCGTGTGACAAGTCCTGAGCGGCTGGTAGACATCAACCAGGTGCCGCTGGCAACAATAGAAGAAACGAAGACCGGCCTCCGTATTGGCGCGCTGGCAAAAAATACTGCTGTTGCTGAAAATGCGCTTGTCATCAAACATTTCCCACTCCTGTCACAGGCCCTGAATGCGGGCGCTTCTCCGCAACTAAGGAACATGGCCACTGTGGGCGGCAATATGATGCAGCGCACCCGCTGTCATTATTTCTACGACAGTGCTTTACCCTGTAATAAGCGTAATCCGGGTTCCGGCTGTGGTGCGATAGGAGGCTTCAACAGGATGCATGCCATCTTTGGCGCGAGCGACAAATGCATTGCCGTACATCCCAGCGATATGTGCGTAGCGCTGTCCGCCCTGGATGCTGTGATAACAGTGGCAGGGCCTAAAGGTGAAAGGAAGATCCCTTTCGGAGATTTTCACCGTTTGCCGGGCGATACGCCTGAACAGGACAATAACCTGCAGCGGGGAGAGCTGATCATTGCGGTAGACATTCCTTTCAACCAGCTCTCAGCACATACGCACTACCTGAAAGTACGCGACCGTGCATCTTACGCATTTGCACTGGTATCAGTAGCTGTGGCCCTGCAGATCAAAGGCGGCAACATTGCCGACCTGAGACTGGCCATGGGTGGTGTAGCACATAAGCCCTGGCGTTTGAAAGAAGCTGAGTCATGGCTGAAAGGAAAGCCTGCCACGGAAGAGAATTTCCGCAAGGCTGCCGGTATGGCCATGACGGGTGCGAAGTCGCAGGGAGGGAATGAATTCAAACTCGCCTTAGCACCCAATACTATTGTGGAAGCGCTTAAAACAGCCGCCGCACAGGCATAA
- a CDS encoding (2Fe-2S)-binding protein produces the protein MDDQLKNGEHTGTSRRSFLKKSSLITALALTPDTVIKAAEKGIDEQIASAIETMPLNVTINGVKQSVRIEPRVTLLDLLRERLHLTGTKKGCDHGQCGACTVHVDGQRVNSCLTLALTTEGRQVTTIEGLADGDNLHPMQEAFLEHDGFQCGYCTPGQIMSAVCCIREGHASTPEEVREYMSGNICRCGAYSNIVDAIMDVKQGGKKV, from the coding sequence ATGGATGACCAACTCAAAAACGGGGAGCATACCGGTACATCCCGGCGCTCATTCCTGAAGAAATCCTCCCTGATCACAGCGCTGGCGCTAACGCCCGACACCGTGATCAAAGCCGCTGAGAAGGGTATTGATGAGCAGATCGCATCGGCTATTGAAACAATGCCGCTAAATGTTACCATCAATGGTGTGAAACAAAGTGTCAGGATAGAACCGCGTGTTACCTTGCTGGACCTGCTGCGGGAACGCCTGCACCTGACCGGTACCAAAAAAGGATGCGATCATGGGCAATGCGGCGCCTGTACTGTACATGTGGACGGTCAGCGGGTGAACTCCTGCCTGACCCTGGCCCTGACAACGGAAGGCCGGCAGGTGACCACCATTGAGGGATTGGCCGATGGAGATAATCTGCACCCCATGCAGGAAGCTTTCCTGGAACACGATGGTTTCCAGTGTGGATACTGTACCCCGGGACAGATCATGTCTGCCGTATGCTGCATCCGGGAAGGCCATGCCAGCACGCCTGAAGAGGTACGTGAATACATGAGTGGCAACATCTGCCGTTGCGGCGCCTATTCCAATATCGTAGACGCTATCATGGACGTAAAACAGGGAGGGAAGAAAGTATGA
- the recD gene encoding exodeoxyribonuclease V subunit alpha has translation MHTINDVHQQFAEYFQIPALKPYAYLLSRKLSEGHICLHLDKRIENTGELPAFCDNLPVGSKQLQHIPLVAKNGSDTQPFVLYQERLYLQRYFRYESTFLRRIHQFLATEKTVLQERLDMLETNRAFLSKLFETGPAFKGDGGDPADWQLSAAVTGVLNNFTIITGGPGTGKTTTVAKILAILYNLDPSLKVALAAPTGKAAARMAESLRNTQLPVDETITAQFQSLTPSTIHRLLRSKKDSPYFVYNADNPLNFDVVIVDECSMIDVALFAKLLDAIGAGTRLILLGDKDQLASVEAGSLFGDLCQAQGTLNLFTADRLALINSFITDERRKLPLTQVKEHDPHPLFQHLVELRRSHRFSGEKGIGKFSKAIIANDQAAIQSFLAPGADEQVQIDQEYSKELFRDFVSGYSAFIVENDIRTALQLLNDLRVLCAIREGEEGLYAINKAIEKILHDKRLIRVNTDFYENRPIILTRNYYEHGLFNGDTGIIRPDEQGVLMAWFEDSTGELKAILPGYLTEAETVFAMTIHKSQGSEFKEVMVILPKAKEVPILTRELLYTGVTRAKQKVYVQASAEVLMQTAERFVERASGIGQRFMDDHP, from the coding sequence ATGCATACAATCAACGACGTCCACCAGCAATTTGCAGAATACTTCCAGATACCGGCACTTAAGCCGTACGCCTACCTGCTTTCAAGAAAGCTGAGCGAAGGCCATATCTGCCTGCACCTGGATAAACGTATTGAAAATACCGGCGAGCTCCCCGCATTCTGTGATAACCTGCCGGTGGGCAGCAAGCAGTTACAACACATACCACTGGTGGCAAAGAACGGCAGTGATACACAGCCCTTCGTGTTGTACCAGGAACGGCTGTACCTGCAAAGGTATTTCAGGTATGAAAGTACATTCCTGCGCCGCATCCACCAATTCCTCGCTACAGAAAAGACCGTACTGCAGGAACGCCTGGATATGCTGGAAACAAACCGCGCATTCCTCAGTAAGCTGTTTGAGACTGGCCCCGCATTCAAAGGCGACGGTGGCGATCCGGCCGACTGGCAGCTCAGTGCGGCGGTGACGGGCGTGCTGAATAATTTTACGATCATTACCGGGGGTCCCGGTACCGGTAAGACCACTACGGTGGCTAAGATATTGGCAATACTGTACAACCTCGACCCATCCCTGAAAGTAGCGCTGGCAGCGCCGACAGGAAAAGCGGCCGCACGTATGGCCGAGAGCCTGCGGAATACACAACTGCCGGTTGACGAGACAATTACCGCACAGTTCCAGAGCCTGACACCGAGCACTATTCACCGGCTGCTGCGCTCAAAAAAAGATAGTCCTTACTTCGTATATAATGCGGATAATCCGCTGAACTTCGATGTCGTGATCGTAGATGAATGCTCGATGATCGACGTAGCCCTGTTTGCCAAACTGCTGGACGCGATTGGCGCAGGAACAAGACTGATACTGCTGGGCGATAAAGACCAGCTGGCATCCGTAGAGGCAGGCAGCTTGTTTGGCGACCTTTGCCAGGCACAGGGCACGCTGAACCTCTTTACAGCCGACAGGCTGGCGCTGATCAATTCCTTTATTACGGACGAACGAAGGAAATTGCCGTTGACACAGGTAAAAGAGCATGACCCGCATCCGCTGTTTCAGCACCTGGTAGAGTTGCGCCGTAGTCACAGGTTCAGCGGAGAGAAAGGGATCGGTAAATTCAGTAAGGCAATTATTGCGAACGACCAGGCTGCTATCCAGAGTTTCCTGGCGCCGGGAGCAGATGAACAGGTGCAGATCGATCAGGAATATTCGAAAGAACTGTTCAGGGATTTTGTATCAGGTTATAGCGCCTTTATTGTAGAGAATGATATCCGCACCGCGCTGCAACTCCTGAATGATCTGCGTGTATTATGTGCGATCAGGGAAGGAGAGGAAGGGCTCTATGCCATTAACAAGGCTATTGAGAAGATCCTGCACGATAAAAGGCTGATCCGTGTGAATACCGACTTTTATGAGAACAGACCGATCATCCTGACGCGTAACTATTACGAACATGGCCTTTTTAACGGCGATACAGGCATTATCCGCCCGGATGAACAGGGCGTGCTCATGGCATGGTTTGAAGACAGTACCGGGGAGCTGAAGGCGATCCTGCCAGGGTATCTTACGGAGGCAGAAACGGTATTTGCGATGACGATCCACAAAAGCCAGGGATCAGAGTTTAAAGAAGTGATGGTGATCCTGCCGAAAGCGAAGGAGGTGCCCATCCTTACACGGGAATTATTGTATACCGGCGTAACCAGGGCAAAACAGAAAGTGTATGTGCAG